A region from the Patescibacteria group bacterium genome encodes:
- a CDS encoding helix-turn-helix domain-containing protein, protein MKSQNNSETIGDKIKQLRNKQGLTQDELARKSDLPYTTLTKIETNVITKPSIQTVMKIASGLGTSIDDLMK, encoded by the coding sequence ATGAAAAGTCAAAATAATAGCGAAACAATTGGGGATAAGATAAAACAGCTTAGGAATAAGCAAGGTTTAACGCAGGACGAATTGGCGAGAAAATCCGATCTTCCCTACACGACACTTACCAAAATTGAAACAAATGTCATCACCAAACCCTCTATTCAAACAGTTATGAAGATTGCTAGTGGCTTGGGAACAAGCATTGACGATTTAATGAAATAA
- a CDS encoding ApaLI family restriction endonuclease gives MKTIQEKILSLSEKYSKTLRLKMTGRIKEMEADDNSHYLIYRVLGIATEEGKLIDEYQNMGRFLYKYAGSFLEEAAILCFEEKFPKTQRKLRIPNKLGSRPATFEIDCLVGKEAYEIKWRDATTDGDHITKEHTRVKNIKNAGYKPIRIMFYYPNRTQAIRIQETLKTIYAGVSGEYYFGKGVWEVIKKKTGVDLLSILEKIADQKTKPKS, from the coding sequence ATGAAAACTATCCAAGAAAAAATATTATCACTCTCGGAAAAATACTCTAAAACTCTCCGTCTAAAAATGACCGGGAGAATTAAGGAGATGGAGGCAGATGATAATTCTCATTATTTGATATATAGAGTTTTAGGTATTGCAACAGAGGAAGGAAAATTGATTGATGAATATCAAAATATGGGTCGTTTTCTCTATAAATATGCAGGTTCATTTTTAGAAGAGGCCGCTATTTTATGTTTTGAAGAAAAATTTCCTAAGACACAAAGGAAACTCCGTATACCAAATAAGCTGGGATCAAGACCTGCAACATTTGAGATTGATTGTCTCGTGGGGAAAGAGGCATACGAAATTAAATGGAGAGACGCGACAACTGACGGCGACCATATCACAAAAGAACACACCAGAGTAAAAAACATTAAAAACGCGGGGTATAAACCTATTCGCATAATGTTTTATTACCCTAATCGTACCCAAGCTATTCGCATACAAGAGACATTAAAAACTATTTATGCCGGTGTTAGCGGTGAATACTATTTTGGCAAAGGGGTCTGGGAAGTTATCAAAAAGAAAACTGGGGTTGACTTGTTATCTATTTTAGAAAAAATTGCTGACCAAAAAACCAAACCCAAAAGTTAA